The stretch of DNA catattttaaaaatacgatttttttgggtgaagATCAGGttgctatttttatacctgttactcgtagagtaaaagaacatattgtattcgtgcaaaagtatgtaacagctagaaggaagcatttccgaccctataaagtatatatattcttgatcggggtcactagccgagtcgatatagccatgtccgtctgtccgtctgtctgtccgtccgtatgaacgctaagatctcggaaactataaaagctagaagattgacattttgcatgcagatctTAGGAgatcctacgcagcgcaagtttgtttcaaaagggtgccacgccccctctaacgccccaaatcgcttatatacggtaaaaatgcagttttattgtgtttatcaatacctatcgaaatgtagaagaaattttttaaatcagaccattcgttaaaaagttacggcggatcaaagtttttttctccatctccttcgcactccctttagctgagtaacgggtatctgatagtcgaggcacccgactatagcgttctctcttgttttgtttgaaaataagGAAGTTTTGTTAAtgtgcttttgttgttggcaAAAAATGTGTGCAATTTCAAGAATGTTTCccaaacaaatcccaaaaCTGTCATTGGAACTATCGGTCTATTTATACCCaaattttccttatttataaggtttttgtaataatattcaaattgCTTGATTTAGTTTTAGCTGCAAGGGTAAATTGTCATCCTTCCTTAtattactttaattttgttgtttcgAGTAGAAACTTTTTACTCAAATATAGGAATTCAATAAAGTCTAGATGAAGTTTTAGAAGTTTTCGATTTTGTATACTAGTGTTGTTGAATTTCCCAATATTGATCTCCAAAATTCGATTGAAACTAattatacatacatttaatgagtgttttataataaaatcattaaaatccGATCACTGTCAGTTACAAACATGAAATTCGCGGTACTGGTTATTGTAGGCGGCTGCTTTGCTTGGCAAATGGTGAGAATTCAGGATTAAATTTAGTATTAAACCAACTACCTTTCATATCCCCCAGGCGAAGACCCAGTTGGTTTACAAGCTTAACAAAATGGAGTGCCAAGTCAATCAGACGAGGGTTAGTAACGTCTCTTGCCATGTGAAGGCGATCAATTGGAATATGGGGGTGGTAAACATGGATTGCTTCTTGATTGTTCCTTTAGTAAATCCAGTTGTAAGATAATTTTTGAATTCTTGATAAAACCCGACGTAAAAGCTTTTATTCTACAGATTCGAATGCAGTTTTATACGAAGGACTACAGTAATCAGTACAAGCCTTTTCTAGTTGACGTTAACATTAAAATGTGTGATGTGATCGAAAGAAGGAACTTTATACCCTATGGCGTTATCGTCTGGAAGTTGTTTAAGCGTTTTAGTAATGTGAACCACTCCTGCCCTTTTTCGGTATTTCTGCAGTACAGGCGACTTTTTTATTGAGTATTCTCAAAGTTTATCCAACTGCAGGGTCAGCTTACAGCCCGTGACGGGTATCTGGACAACAATCTTTTCCCACCGTTCCCCAAAGGATTCTACCAAATGAGTTTAATGGTTATGGATATAAATTCAATCACTAATGACTATGTAGGCACTAtgaagttttacatacaagtCATGGAAAAGATTAAAACCAAGAAACTTCCCAGAGCATAATTTGACTTATAAAGGTGTCAACCAAAAGTATATCATCCAAATATTTTCAGGACAAACATTCTTGATAAATAAATGGCATTTTATACAAGCAACCAAATGgttttttataacaaaaactaaacaaaagtatttttttatttaattagttatCATTTTGTGGTGTGTAAGCAGTACGGACTCCGAACTATCCAGCCATGCCTATGGCTATGCATGTGCGGATCCCCCAAGTGAAAGGAAATGGAAAggaaaggtatttaaaaagtatgacacaaaatatttgtttcaaaACCGCTCTTCAATAAGGCAACTACCCGAGGTATAAAATCATATTCGTAATCTAATATTTCCTGATTACTAATAGTAAATGGAGCAATCGAAATAcatttgtaattgtaattcttGTTCCAATATTGACCTTTGGCTTTccattaaaaacataatacacattattaaattattacattaCTGAATTCATTCGATTCAGTCCCATACTCAATTCATTCGGATCGG from Drosophila takahashii strain IR98-3 E-12201 chromosome 2R, DtakHiC1v2, whole genome shotgun sequence encodes:
- the LOC108062480 gene encoding uncharacterized protein gives rise to the protein MKFAVLVIVGGCFAWQMAKTQLVYKLNKMECQVNQTRVSNVSCHVKAINWNMGVVNMDCFLIVPLVNPVIRMQFYTKDYSNQYKPFLVDVNIKMCDVIERRNFIPYGVIVWKLFKRFSNVNHSCPFSGQLTARDGYLDNNLFPPFPKGFYQMSLMVMDINSITNDYVGTMKFYIQVMEKIKTKKLPRA